The Antennarius striatus isolate MH-2024 chromosome 23, ASM4005453v1, whole genome shotgun sequence genome has a segment encoding these proteins:
- the LOC137590225 gene encoding complement C1q-like protein 4: MASKVMFTAVADQGGKYGPFPSDRTLVFNTTITNVGGGYDKTSGEFTAPSSGYYYFTFFYHAEKEDMSGLTLIKNDRIVIKAYDENKPGPNICDNAGNAAFLQLNAGDRVYVRLPAKCRIYASDRTTSFSGFMVAPM; this comes from the exons ATGG CCTCAAAGGTGATGTTCACTGCTGTGGCAGACCAAGGAGGGAAATATGGACCCTTCCCTTCAGACAGAACTCTGGTTTTCAACACCACGATTACAAACGTTGGTGGAGGCTATGATAAAACTTCAG GCGAGTTCACAGCTCCCAGCTCTGGTTATTACTATTTCACCTTTTTCTATCATGCTGAGAAAGAAGACATGTCAGGACTGACACTGATAAAGAACGACAGAATCGTCATCAAGGCTTATGATGAAAATAAACCAGGTCCTAACATCTGTGACAATGCAGGAAACGCAGCATTCCTGCAGCTGAACGCAGGAGACAGGGTGTATGTGCGCCTGCCTGCCAAATGTCGCATTTATGCTTCAGACCGCACGACCAGCTTCAGCGGTTTTATGGTCGCTCCAATGTGA
- the LOC137590218 gene encoding C-type mannose receptor 2, protein MDKGMFSILVFSGLFSCALHAKDHVYHFIQEAKTWSEAQQFCRKAYADLVSIDSIQDLKRLEQLVDVNNSMVFLGLHREWHWSLSDHIDFTQGEKPYLNWADGHPTNQQCAFMGLDGKMFSGDCNSRMRFSCNNVDPNSIEKYTYEENSKTWNEAQAYCRRMDTELAIVRNPLENNELIGRVTHVSPFWIGLKKMLWMWSDGSYPSFVHWDPAQSLPASLDCALLDVRKVCLGMEETDCNNAFPFLCYSVPKWKYTVRVKLSPNNSLLNMTDVDVRTSILEMVKERLKNNGNEPMSVDWVRVPEKEDNQPREIIEEGCLK, encoded by the exons ATGGATAAGGGGATGTTTAGTATTTTGGTTTTCTCAG GTCTATTCAGCTGTGCACTCCATGCAAAGGATCATGTGTATCACTTCATCCAGGAGGCAAAAACTTGGTCTGAAGCCCAGCAGTTTTGTAGAAAGGCATACGCCGATTTGGTCTCTATTGATAGCATTCAGGACCTGAAGAGATTAGAGCAGCTGGTTGACGTTAATAACTCCATGGTCTTCCTAGGGTTGCACAGAGAATGGCATTGGTCACTGTCTGACCATATCGACTTCACACAAGGAGAAAAGCCCTACTTGAACTGGGCCGATGGACACCCCACAAACCAACAATGTGCGTTCATGGGCCTCgatggaaaaatgttttctggagACTGTAACAGCAGAATGAGGTTCTCCTGCAACAATG TGGATCCTAATAGTATTGAGAAGTATACTTACGAGGAAAATTCCAAGACCTGGAACGAAGCTCAGGCTTACTGCAGGAGAATGGATACAGAACTTGCCATAGTGCGGAACCCGCTTGAAAATAACGAGCTGATAGGCCGTGTGACCCATGTGTCACCCTTTTGGATTGGGCTGAAGAAGATGCTGTGGATGTGGTCCGATGGAAGTTATCCCTCATTTGTACACTGGGATCCAGCCCAGTCCCTGCCTGCATCTTTGGATTGTGCGCTACTTGATGTCAGGAAAGTTTGTCTTGGAATGGAAGAAACAGACTGCAATAAtgcatttccttttctttgctACAGTG TTCCAAAGTGGAAATACACCGTGAGAGTGAAGCTCTCTCCTAACAATTCCTTGCTGAATATGACTGATGTGGATGTGAGGACTTCAATCTTAGAAATG GTGAAAGAACGACTGAAAAATAATGGAAACGAACCTATGAGCGTGGACTGGGTGAGGGTTCCAGAGAAGGAAGACAATCAGCCTCGTGAAATAATAGAAGAAGGGTGTCTTAAGTAA